The following proteins are co-located in the Paludibaculum fermentans genome:
- a CDS encoding TrpB-like pyridoxal phosphate-dependent enzyme: MSDTVKYILDETQIPKHWYNLVADLPTPPPPVLHPGTMQPVGPADLEPLFPMSLILQEVSTEREIEIPSPVRDIYRQWRPSPLYRARRLEKALDTPAKIYYKYEGVSPAGSHKPNTAIAQAFYNKEAGVKRISTETGAGQWGSSLALSGAFFGLEIEVFMVRVSYNQKPYRRALMESYGARCIASPSNETASGRAILEKRPDHPGSLGIAISEAVEVAAQRDDTKYALGSVLNHVLLHQTVIGQEAMLQMDMAGDAPDVVIACTGGGSNFAGISFPYIGQTLRGGRKTRILAVEPAACPSITKGKYAYDFGDTAHLTPLTKMHTLGSTFTPPGFHAGGLRYHGMAPLVSHCAELGLIEARSYHQLACFEAGVLFGRSEGILPAPEANHAVRGAIDEALRCKAEGKAETILFNLSGHGHFDMQSYTDYFAGKLTDLQYEDNELAMALAGLPSVPE; the protein is encoded by the coding sequence ATGTCCGACACCGTCAAATACATCCTCGACGAAACTCAGATCCCGAAGCACTGGTACAACCTGGTCGCTGACCTGCCCACCCCGCCGCCGCCGGTCCTCCACCCCGGCACCATGCAGCCCGTGGGCCCGGCCGACCTCGAGCCGCTCTTCCCCATGAGTCTCATCCTCCAGGAGGTTTCCACCGAACGTGAGATCGAGATTCCCTCTCCGGTTCGCGACATCTATCGCCAGTGGCGCCCCAGCCCGCTCTACCGCGCCCGCCGTCTCGAAAAGGCGCTCGACACTCCGGCCAAGATCTATTACAAGTACGAAGGCGTGAGCCCCGCCGGCTCCCATAAACCCAACACCGCCATCGCCCAGGCCTTCTACAACAAGGAAGCCGGCGTGAAGCGCATCTCCACCGAAACCGGAGCAGGGCAGTGGGGCTCGTCCCTGGCGCTCTCCGGCGCGTTCTTCGGCCTGGAGATTGAGGTGTTCATGGTCCGCGTCTCTTATAATCAGAAGCCCTATCGCCGGGCCCTGATGGAGAGCTACGGAGCGCGCTGCATCGCGTCCCCTTCCAACGAGACCGCCTCTGGCCGCGCGATTCTCGAAAAACGTCCCGATCACCCAGGCAGCCTCGGCATCGCCATCAGTGAAGCCGTGGAAGTCGCCGCGCAGCGCGACGACACCAAATACGCTCTCGGCAGCGTGCTCAATCACGTCCTGCTGCACCAGACCGTCATTGGCCAGGAAGCCATGCTCCAGATGGACATGGCCGGCGACGCCCCGGATGTCGTCATCGCCTGCACCGGCGGCGGCTCGAACTTCGCCGGCATCAGCTTCCCCTACATCGGCCAGACCCTGCGCGGCGGCAGGAAGACCCGCATCCTCGCCGTCGAACCCGCCGCCTGCCCCTCCATCACCAAGGGCAAGTACGCCTACGATTTCGGCGATACCGCGCACCTCACCCCGCTCACGAAGATGCACACCCTGGGCAGCACCTTCACGCCCCCTGGCTTCCATGCCGGCGGCCTCCGCTACCACGGCATGGCTCCCCTGGTCAGCCATTGCGCGGAGCTGGGACTCATCGAGGCCCGGTCCTACCATCAACTCGCCTGCTTCGAAGCCGGAGTCCTCTTCGGCCGCAGTGAAGGCATCCTGCCGGCGCCGGAAGCCAACCACGCCGTTCGCGGAGCCATCGACGAAGCCCTGCGCTGCAAGGCCGAAGGGAAGGCCGAAACCATCCTCTTCAACCTCAGCGGTCACGGTCATTTCGATATGCAGTCCTACACGGATTACTTCGCCGGTAAGCTGACTGACCTCCAGTACGAAGACAACGAATTGGCCATGGCGCTGGCGGGCCTGCCCTCCGTACCTGAATAA
- a CDS encoding sulfatase family protein, producing the protein MASGQTRRPNFLVIVTDDHGIGDVGCFGQKEALTPNLDRLASSGVRFTQWYSNAPVCSASRAAILTGKYPDRTGVQGALPSQPTFDVPGLRRGEITFPALLKQAGYGTAAFGKWHVGSAPQSRPMAQGFDQFFGWYSGWLDAYSHRYYQLGSAPGKIFHDLWRNTEEVFEEPVYMTELLAREASAHLAKQQRQQPFLMYLAFGAPHYSMMAPKKYLDRFPASMERDRRTHLAMVAAVDDAVGLLLDQLRRQGLEEDTVVFFQADNGATREVRASSTAQPYTGGSNGSYRGYKLGLFDGGMHVPAMLRAPGFVQPGQVWERPLLSMDLLPTFLSMAGQAGRIPAGVDGQDILPVLRGEKQTHEDMFWSFNKERALRQGDWKLIVNPPAFPGEETGEKVWLSNLEADPGEKRNVAGQERERVRQMLQKIRGWEKYVGIPGEAVVE; encoded by the coding sequence TTGGCGTCCGGCCAGACACGCCGGCCGAACTTCCTGGTGATCGTGACGGACGACCATGGCATCGGCGATGTCGGGTGTTTCGGGCAGAAGGAGGCGTTGACCCCAAACCTGGACCGGTTGGCGTCGTCGGGCGTGCGGTTCACGCAGTGGTACTCGAATGCTCCTGTGTGTTCGGCCTCGCGGGCCGCGATTCTGACGGGCAAGTACCCTGACCGGACGGGTGTGCAGGGCGCGCTGCCGTCGCAGCCGACGTTTGATGTGCCGGGGCTGCGAAGAGGGGAGATCACCTTCCCTGCCCTGCTGAAGCAGGCGGGCTACGGCACGGCGGCCTTTGGGAAGTGGCATGTGGGCAGTGCGCCGCAGAGCCGGCCAATGGCGCAGGGGTTCGATCAGTTCTTCGGGTGGTACTCGGGGTGGCTGGATGCGTACTCACACCGGTATTACCAGTTGGGCTCGGCTCCGGGCAAGATCTTCCACGATCTGTGGCGCAACACGGAGGAGGTGTTCGAAGAGCCGGTGTACATGACGGAACTGCTGGCGCGCGAGGCTTCGGCTCATCTGGCGAAACAGCAGAGGCAGCAGCCGTTCCTGATGTACCTGGCGTTTGGCGCGCCGCACTACTCGATGATGGCTCCGAAGAAGTACCTGGATCGATTTCCGGCGTCGATGGAGCGCGACCGGCGGACTCACCTGGCGATGGTGGCGGCTGTGGATGACGCCGTGGGCCTGTTGTTGGATCAATTGCGGCGGCAGGGCCTGGAGGAGGACACGGTGGTGTTCTTCCAGGCGGATAACGGCGCGACGCGCGAGGTGCGGGCATCGAGCACGGCTCAGCCTTATACAGGCGGCAGCAACGGGTCGTATCGTGGGTACAAGCTGGGGCTGTTCGATGGCGGGATGCATGTGCCGGCGATGCTGCGGGCTCCGGGCTTCGTGCAGCCGGGCCAGGTGTGGGAGCGGCCGTTGCTGTCGATGGATCTGTTGCCGACGTTTCTGTCGATGGCCGGTCAGGCGGGCCGCATTCCGGCGGGTGTGGACGGGCAGGACATTCTGCCGGTACTGCGCGGGGAAAAACAGACGCACGAAGATATGTTCTGGAGTTTCAACAAGGAACGCGCGTTGCGGCAGGGGGACTGGAAGCTGATTGTAAATCCTCCGGCGTTTCCGGGGGAGGAGACCGGCGAGAAGGTGTGGCTGTCGAACCTGGAGGCGGATCCGGGCGAGAAGAGGAATGTGGCCGGGCAGGAGAGAGAACGGGTACGTCAGATGCTGCAGAAGATCCGGGGCTGGGAGAAGTATGTCGGGATTCCGGGGGAGGCCGTGGTTGAGTAG